From Pseudoalteromonas piratica:
CCAACTCCAGTTGTTGATAAGAACCGCATCACTAATTTTAGCAATGCGATCGCGATATTGGTTTTGTGTTGCTAAAAAGAAGCCGTCTATATTTCCACTGCGTAGTTCAGTAATTGCAATGCCGTAATTGGCCACCAGCTCAAATTCGTAGTTGAGCTTCATACTATCAAGCACTTTTGTTACACGCTCGATACCCTGCCCAGTAAGCTTTTTATTTTCATCCAAATAAATGTAAGGGGGAAAGTTAGGTACCGCAAAACGCAGACTAAGCGTGCTGGATAATGCATCTTCTTTATCAGTATCAGCCAGTAAATTAACGCTAAAAAACGTTAGGCAAAGACTAACGACTAAACACACCTTGAATGGCACTGTTATAAATTTTTGCCACATTGTTCGCCCCACTAATGCTGGTTTCTAAATCTCTAATATGGCCATCTGCCAACCCATAAATCCAGCCATGGACTTCTAGCTCTTGGTTTCGCTCCCATGCATCCATTACAATATTTGTTTGGCACACATTTTTAACTTGTTCAATTACGTTGATTTCACATAATCGATCAAATTTTTGTTGGGCGCAACTGGTGTTATTAAGCTCTAACTCATACTTGTCGCGCGCATCAACTACATGCCTTAACCAATTGTCGATTAACCCTAATCTAACGCCATCCAGAGCAGCTTTTACACCACCACATCCATAGTGTCCTACCACCATTATATGTTTTACTTTAAGAACCTCTACTGCATATTGTAGTACAGAGAGACAGTTATGATCAGTGTGTACCACCATATTTGCTACATTTCTGTGAACGAATAATTCACCAGGCAATAAGCCCACTATTTCATTAGCAGGGACTCTCGAGTCTGCACAGCCAATCCATAAATACTCTGGGTTTTGCTGCATTGACAGGATTTTAAAGAACTCGGGATCTTTATCCGTCGTTTCTTTTGCCCACGAGCGATTCTTAACAAAAAGATGCGCGAGTTTATTCATCAGTATTGCGTTCCTGATAGTTGTTAGACAGTTGCTTGAATTAATATATTTCTTGGTGTGATGTGTTTTTCACAAAACTCGCTGAGTGTAACGCGGTAGCCAAATTGCTCCAAATATAAAACACGATCGAGTACTAACCAAAGCTCAATCAAACGCCTAAAACCATGGCGCACTAATTCTATGCGCTGCGTAATTTGACGTCGTAATCGGCCCTGTTCGAGGTAATATTCGTAATCTATTTGCTCTGGCAAAGAGATGTTTTTTTGCTTAGCAGCCCAACTACAAAAATCACTAAATTCACCACTAAATAGCGCTTTTTTAGCTGATGGTACGGGTAAATAACTGTCCTTTTCGATGATATCATCAAGCAAACAATCAAATGCTAAACGCCATACTGTCTCGATTTCACGCAAACGTGAAATACGCTTGCCTGACGTAACCGTTTCTTGCAAGGCAAGTTTTAAATCACTGGCAGTAAAAGCAACCTGAGATTTCATGGCAATCTCACTCATTGCAACATAGTGTTCAGATTGCTGAAATAAGTGATAACAACATGGTGAAATACTCATTAATTTAGTGCCTTTGGCAACACCATGTTTAATCAGTGCTTGGTGCAGCCCACCACAGGCATGAAGTGCCACTGCGTGTTGCTCTTTGTGTAGATAATCTGCCGCACGTTCGGATAAAACATCTAATTCAGCAAGTTTAATATCCAAGTCAAATTGCTTTGCTAACTGCTGCCCTTCAGCCACCAGCTGAGGCTGTATTTCTACGCTCTGTACTGGCACCTTGTGGGCAAAGTGATATAACCGCCCTAAATGCCCTTTACCTGCGCACCACTCCAGCAGCGGTAAGTCTTGCTCTGCTGTTTGCATCACAAAGCTTTCTAACTGAGCAATTTTACTGCCTTTAATGCCATTGGTAAGCCAAAACGGAAACTGAACTGTTTGCTTATTTGCCCTTGGCAGTTGCAACAAGCGTTCAACATTATCTAGCTCAGAAATAAGGTTAGCCAAGTACCGCTGTAACTCAACTTGATTGCTTTCAAGCTTTTCAACATTGTCATCAGATAACGCCAGCAGGGTTTCAGTTAAATGCGGCCAAGGTATTTCGCGCGAGGCAAATGCCACACATTGCCAATAGGCTTGTGTTTTAGTTAATAGTGTATCGATTGCGGTAAAAAGTGCGGTGTGAGACATTTTCAACACAGGCTAAATTTGAATAGCGCTATGATAGCAAATCTTGCTGTGATG
This genomic window contains:
- a CDS encoding substrate-binding periplasmic protein is translated as MWQKFITVPFKVCLVVSLCLTFFSVNLLADTDKEDALSSTLSLRFAVPNFPPYIYLDENKKLTGQGIERVTKVLDSMKLNYEFELVANYGIAITELRSGNIDGFFLATQNQYRDRIAKISDAVLINNWSWFYKDKNQVDLSAPQFKTQAKIGTLLNTNTQVWLQDNNYAITTLSNDVETLVEMLLADRLDAVFLSESVFLHALTNHANENTEIASKTEASRDFSVYFSNDFIAEHRWFLDAFNSELAKLKAQEKEAL
- the can gene encoding carbonate dehydratase gives rise to the protein MNKLAHLFVKNRSWAKETTDKDPEFFKILSMQQNPEYLWIGCADSRVPANEIVGLLPGELFVHRNVANMVVHTDHNCLSVLQYAVEVLKVKHIMVVGHYGCGGVKAALDGVRLGLIDNWLRHVVDARDKYELELNNTSCAQQKFDRLCEINVIEQVKNVCQTNIVMDAWERNQELEVHGWIYGLADGHIRDLETSISGANNVAKIYNSAIQGVFSR
- a CDS encoding methyltransferase, which translates into the protein MSHTALFTAIDTLLTKTQAYWQCVAFASREIPWPHLTETLLALSDDNVEKLESNQVELQRYLANLISELDNVERLLQLPRANKQTVQFPFWLTNGIKGSKIAQLESFVMQTAEQDLPLLEWCAGKGHLGRLYHFAHKVPVQSVEIQPQLVAEGQQLAKQFDLDIKLAELDVLSERAADYLHKEQHAVALHACGGLHQALIKHGVAKGTKLMSISPCCYHLFQQSEHYVAMSEIAMKSQVAFTASDLKLALQETVTSGKRISRLREIETVWRLAFDCLLDDIIEKDSYLPVPSAKKALFSGEFSDFCSWAAKQKNISLPEQIDYEYYLEQGRLRRQITQRIELVRHGFRRLIELWLVLDRVLYLEQFGYRVTLSEFCEKHITPRNILIQATV